In Massilia violaceinigra, one DNA window encodes the following:
- the prsR gene encoding PEP-CTERM-box response regulator transcription factor, which produces MTQNKMKMLIIEDDPGLQKQLRWCFDAYEVVVAGDRDAALAQVRRHEPAVVTMDLGLPPDPDGATEGLATLRQILALAPDTKVIVLTGNQNHAHAVEAIGLGAYDFHQKPFDPEMLGLVVQRAFYLHALQQENRRMRQSQADSPLSGVISRDAGMQRVCRNIEKVAPTSASVMVLGESGTGKEVLARALHQLSPRANQRFMAINCAAIPENLLESELFGYEKGAFTGAVKQTKGKVELAHGGTFFLDEVGDLPMSLQAKLLRFLQERVIERVGGHEEIAVDVRIVCATHQNLKALSASGRFREDLYYRLSEIVVTIPPLRDRVGDAALLAHHFKNKFCAQESRPNLHFSQEAIGVIESYPWPGNVREMENCIKRAIIMADGPQITADDLGLSASAEPEQPINLRQVRDEAEYAAIVKALARVDGNIVRAAELLGISRPTLYDLMSRHAIKSAAAGA; this is translated from the coding sequence GTGACCCAGAACAAAATGAAGATGCTCATCATCGAAGACGACCCCGGCCTGCAAAAGCAGCTGCGCTGGTGCTTCGATGCCTACGAGGTGGTGGTGGCGGGCGACCGCGACGCCGCGCTGGCCCAGGTGCGCCGCCACGAGCCGGCGGTGGTGACCATGGACCTGGGCTTGCCGCCCGATCCGGACGGCGCCACCGAAGGCCTGGCCACCCTGCGCCAGATCCTGGCGCTGGCGCCGGACACCAAGGTCATCGTCCTGACCGGGAACCAGAACCATGCGCACGCGGTCGAAGCGATTGGGCTGGGCGCGTACGACTTCCACCAGAAGCCGTTCGACCCCGAGATGCTGGGGCTGGTGGTGCAGCGCGCCTTCTATCTGCACGCGCTACAGCAGGAAAACCGCCGCATGCGCCAGTCGCAGGCCGATTCGCCGCTGAGCGGCGTGATCAGCCGCGACGCCGGCATGCAGCGCGTGTGCCGCAATATCGAAAAAGTGGCGCCGACGTCGGCGTCGGTGATGGTGCTGGGCGAAAGCGGCACCGGCAAGGAAGTGCTGGCGCGCGCGCTGCACCAGTTGAGTCCGCGCGCCAACCAGCGCTTCATGGCGATCAATTGCGCGGCGATTCCCGAGAATCTGCTCGAGAGCGAACTGTTCGGCTACGAAAAAGGCGCGTTCACGGGTGCGGTCAAGCAGACCAAGGGCAAGGTCGAGCTGGCGCATGGCGGTACTTTCTTCCTCGACGAGGTGGGCGATCTGCCGATGTCGCTGCAAGCCAAATTGCTGCGCTTTTTGCAGGAGCGCGTGATCGAGCGCGTCGGCGGGCATGAAGAAATCGCGGTCGATGTGCGCATCGTGTGCGCGACGCACCAGAATCTGAAAGCCCTGTCGGCCAGCGGGCGTTTCCGCGAAGATTTGTACTACCGCCTGTCGGAAATCGTGGTCACCATTCCACCGCTGCGCGACCGGGTCGGCGACGCGGCGCTGCTGGCGCACCACTTCAAGAACAAGTTCTGCGCGCAGGAATCGCGGCCGAACTTGCATTTCAGCCAGGAAGCGATCGGCGTGATCGAAAGCTACCCGTGGCCGGGCAATGTGCGCGAGATGGAAAACTGCATCAAGCGCGCCATCATCATGGCCGACGGGCCGCAGATTACGGCGGACGATCTGGGATTGTCGGCCTCGGCCGAACCGGAGCAGCCGATCAACCTGCGCCAGGTGCGCGACGAAGCCGAGTATGCGGCCATCGTCAAGGCGCTGGCGCGGGTCGATGGCAACATCGTGCGGGCCGCGGAGTTGCTGGGGATCAGCCGGCCGACCTTGTACGACCTGATGAGCCGGCACGCGATCAAATCGGCGGCGGCGGGCGCGTAG
- the prsK gene encoding XrtA/PEP-CTERM system histidine kinase PrsK, with protein MLTNIATFSYSIAALAFALLGAVLLTRWRSRQHASVLASACALTVLWGGALAAQAWGTLPQNWAGELLEVARNGAWTVVLLSLLGHFEGTSWRQLRRTPALPAVAALYVLVLGDKVLSEFFPAVLGQQSGILGVMARIGMAVLGMLLVEQLYRNKPVQERWAIKFACLGIGGIFVYDFYLYSNALLMRQVNPEIWSARGVVNALTAPLIAVSVARSASWSTHIAVSRRLLFHSAALFGSAAYLLAMGAAGYYLRYFGGQWGSLMQMAFLFGALVLLAGILFSGTFRSWLKVFISKHFYSYNYDYREEWLRFTRTLSEAGPNLGERTLQAVGELVESSGGMLWIRREAGQCEPVASWHLPDSAPSEPDDSAFCRFLESRQWVVDLQEFSKDPDKYEGLVLPEWLNKFPRGWLVVPLMLQGRLFGFMLLLQPRSAITLNWEVIDLLKIAGSQAASYLAQHEAASALMLARQFESFNRMSTFVVHDLKNLVSQLGLLIPNAEKHKDNPEFQRDMLETVTLSVQKMRLMLQKLSRSASQERPAPLSIEKLLVQAVANKAAFEPRPLLTVAEPRLRVVADWERLERVVGHLIQNAIEATPKEGQVAITLSRADDSVIIEIRDTGEGMSEEFIRERLYKPFESTKSAGMGIGAFESREYIHELGGSLTVSSTPPQGTTFRITLPLCQQDTQTVDKAA; from the coding sequence ATGCTGACCAACATCGCTACCTTTAGCTATTCCATTGCCGCGCTCGCGTTTGCGCTGCTCGGCGCCGTGCTGCTCACGCGCTGGCGCAGCCGCCAGCATGCGTCGGTGCTGGCCAGCGCCTGCGCCCTGACGGTGCTGTGGGGCGGCGCGCTGGCGGCCCAGGCCTGGGGCACCCTGCCCCAGAACTGGGCCGGCGAACTGCTGGAAGTGGCGCGCAACGGCGCCTGGACCGTGGTGCTGCTGTCGCTGCTGGGCCACTTCGAGGGCACCAGCTGGCGCCAGCTGCGCCGCACCCCGGCCCTGCCGGCGGTCGCGGCACTGTATGTGCTGGTGCTGGGCGACAAGGTCTTGTCCGAATTCTTTCCCGCCGTGCTGGGCCAGCAAAGCGGCATCCTGGGCGTGATGGCGCGCATTGGCATGGCCGTGCTCGGCATGCTGCTGGTCGAACAGTTGTACCGCAACAAGCCGGTGCAGGAACGCTGGGCCATCAAGTTCGCCTGCCTCGGCATCGGCGGCATCTTCGTCTACGATTTCTATCTGTACAGTAACGCCTTGCTGATGCGCCAGGTCAATCCCGAGATCTGGTCCGCGCGCGGCGTGGTCAATGCCCTGACCGCGCCCCTGATCGCGGTCTCGGTGGCGCGCAGCGCATCGTGGTCGACCCACATTGCCGTCTCCCGCCGCCTGCTGTTCCATTCGGCCGCCCTGTTCGGCTCCGCGGCGTACCTGCTGGCCATGGGCGCGGCCGGTTATTATTTGCGCTACTTCGGCGGCCAGTGGGGCTCGCTGATGCAGATGGCCTTCCTGTTCGGCGCGCTGGTGCTGCTGGCCGGCATTTTGTTCTCGGGCACCTTCCGCTCCTGGCTGAAAGTGTTCATCAGCAAGCATTTCTACAGCTACAACTACGACTACCGCGAAGAATGGCTGCGCTTTACCCGCACCCTGTCCGAAGCCGGTCCCAACCTGGGCGAACGCACCCTGCAAGCGGTGGGCGAGCTGGTGGAAAGTTCGGGCGGCATGCTGTGGATCCGGCGCGAAGCGGGCCAGTGCGAACCGGTGGCCAGCTGGCATTTGCCCGACAGCGCGCCGTCCGAGCCGGACGACTCGGCCTTTTGCCGCTTCCTGGAATCGCGCCAGTGGGTGGTCGACCTGCAGGAATTCAGCAAAGACCCCGACAAGTACGAGGGCCTGGTGCTGCCCGAGTGGCTGAATAAATTTCCGCGCGGCTGGCTGGTGGTGCCGCTGATGCTGCAGGGCCGCCTGTTCGGCTTCATGCTGCTGTTGCAGCCGCGCAGCGCGATCACCCTGAACTGGGAAGTGATCGACCTGCTCAAGATTGCCGGCAGCCAGGCCGCCAGCTACCTGGCCCAACACGAAGCGGCCAGCGCCCTGATGCTGGCGCGCCAGTTCGAGTCCTTCAACCGCATGTCGACCTTTGTCGTGCACGACCTGAAGAACCTGGTGTCGCAGCTGGGCTTGCTCATTCCCAATGCCGAAAAGCACAAGGACAACCCGGAGTTCCAGCGCGACATGCTTGAAACGGTGACCTTGTCGGTGCAAAAGATGCGCCTGATGCTGCAAAAGCTCAGCCGCAGCGCCTCGCAGGAGCGCCCTGCTCCGCTGTCCATCGAAAAACTGCTGGTCCAGGCGGTCGCCAACAAGGCCGCCTTCGAGCCGCGTCCGTTGCTCACGGTCGCCGAGCCGCGCCTGCGCGTGGTGGCCGACTGGGAGCGGCTGGAACGGGTGGTGGGCCACCTGATCCAGAACGCGATCGAAGCCACGCCCAAGGAGGGCCAGGTGGCAATCACGCTCAGCCGCGCGGACGATTCGGTTATCATCGAGATCCGCGACACCGGCGAAGGCATGAGCGAAGAATTCATCCGCGAGCGCCTGTACAAGCCGTTTGAATCGACCAAATCGGCCGGCATGGGCATCGGCGCCTTCGAGAGCCGCGAGTACATCCATGAGCTCGGCGGCAGCCTGACGGTGAGCAGCACGCCGCCGCAAGGCACCACATTCAGAATCACCCTGCCGCTATGCCAGCAGGACACTCAAACTGTCGACAAAGCCGCATGA
- a CDS encoding TIGR03013 family XrtA/PEP-CTERM system glycosyltransferase, with product MLRISNHYVSRVVFVLLFVEVLILIGSAYAGAALRVYEDGKTTLPPGLDNFLVSAIAYAIAIVFSMSALGMYQLNLTEGLRNPFFQKLLPSFAMGFCILTLLFYVAPNLYFGRGIMLLVFMIGAGGIFVARTIFLKTSEARKFESRILFVGGGALANECRELANRDQVYHRYEIAGFIAMPSEESRVPASTLLEVRGGESLLTLARRHDVEEIVVSVENRRGGAFPIKELLECKLYGVKVIDAATFFERETSQIRVDSLQPSWLVFGGGFDQSFIRIFVKRTFDLVVSGTLLVVSLPVMFLTALAIFIEDRAPIFYQQERVGTNGETFKVLKFRSMYNDAEKGGKPQWAAQNDPRVTRVGNFIRKCRIDELPQILNVFKGEMSFVGPRPERPYFVEQLTEQVPYYNVRHSIKPGITGWAQVRYGYGASVDDAVQKLQYDLYYVKNNSLFLDLLILIDTLKVVMGSHGR from the coding sequence CCTGATCGGTTCGGCGTACGCGGGCGCGGCGCTGCGCGTCTACGAAGACGGCAAGACCACGCTGCCGCCGGGCCTGGACAATTTCCTGGTGTCGGCGATCGCCTATGCCATCGCCATCGTGTTCAGCATGAGCGCGCTCGGCATGTACCAGCTCAACCTGACCGAAGGCTTGCGCAATCCCTTCTTCCAGAAGCTGCTGCCCTCGTTCGCGATGGGCTTTTGCATTCTGACACTGCTGTTCTACGTGGCGCCGAACCTGTATTTCGGGCGCGGCATCATGCTGCTGGTGTTCATGATCGGGGCCGGCGGCATCTTTGTGGCGCGCACGATTTTCCTCAAGACATCCGAAGCGCGCAAGTTCGAGTCGCGCATCCTGTTCGTCGGCGGCGGCGCCCTGGCCAACGAATGCCGCGAACTGGCCAACCGCGACCAGGTCTACCACCGCTACGAAATCGCCGGCTTCATCGCCATGCCGTCCGAAGAATCGCGCGTGCCGGCCTCGACCCTGCTGGAAGTGCGCGGCGGCGAATCGCTGCTGACCCTGGCGCGGCGCCATGACGTCGAGGAAATTGTGGTGTCGGTGGAAAACCGCCGCGGCGGCGCCTTTCCGATCAAGGAACTGCTCGAGTGCAAACTGTACGGCGTGAAAGTGATCGATGCCGCCACCTTTTTCGAGCGCGAAACGAGCCAGATCCGGGTCGATTCGCTGCAGCCGAGCTGGCTGGTCTTCGGCGGCGGTTTCGACCAGAGCTTCATCCGCATTTTCGTCAAGCGCACTTTCGACCTGGTGGTCAGCGGCACCTTGCTGGTGGTCTCCCTGCCGGTGATGTTCCTGACCGCGCTGGCGATTTTCATCGAAGACCGCGCCCCGATTTTTTACCAGCAGGAACGGGTCGGCACCAATGGCGAAACCTTCAAGGTGCTCAAGTTCCGCAGCATGTACAACGACGCCGAAAAGGGCGGCAAGCCGCAGTGGGCGGCCCAGAACGATCCGCGCGTCACGCGCGTGGGCAACTTCATCCGCAAATGCCGTATCGACGAGTTGCCGCAGATCCTCAACGTGTTCAAGGGCGAGATGAGCTTCGTCGGTCCGCGTCCCGAGCGGCCGTACTTCGTCGAGCAGCTGACCGAGCAGGTTCCTTACTACAACGTACGCCACAGCATCAAGCCCGGCATCACCGGCTGGGCCCAGGTGCGCTACGGTTATGGCGCATCTGTCGATGACGCGGTGCAAAAGCTCCAGTATGATCTGTATTATGTGAAAAACAACAGCCTGTTCCTCGACCTGCTGATCCTGATCGATACCCTCAAGGTCGTCATGGGCAGTCACGGGCGTTGA